The Chloroflexia bacterium SDU3-3 genome segment TGCGGGCGGCGGCCACGCGCTGCACCTGCCCACCCGAGAGGCGCACGCCTCTCGGGCCGAGCTGAGTCTCCAGCCCCTGGGCGAAACCCGCCACATCGGCATCCACCGCCGCCTGCCAGAGCGCCCGCTCTAGCGCATCCTCGCCCTGCTCAAGGCCCAGCAGCACGTTCTCGCGCAGCGTGGTGGAGAGCAGGCGCGGCACCTGGGGCGTGTAGGCGGCCTGCGGCGGTACCAGCCGCTCCGCTGGAGCGCCGCGCCAGAGCACTTGGCCGCTGTCGTGGGGCAGCAGGCCCAGCGCCGCGCGCAGCAGGGTGCTTTTGCCGCTGCCCACCCTGCCGGTGATGATGGTGACGCTGCCCGCCGCGAGGCTCAGGCTGACATCCCGCACGCCACGGCCGGATGAGGGGTGGATGTAGGTGAGGCCGCGCAGCTCCAGCAGGGGCTGGCCCTGGCGCAGCGGCCCGATGGCGGGCGGCTCGGGCGCGGCGGGCGGGGCCAGCAGGGCCTGGGCTGGCTCGGGCCGCACCAGCTCGGCCAGACGGCGGATGGCCACCGCCTGCTGCTGGTAGTCGCCCAGGAAGGTGCCCAGCGTCAGCGGGAAGTTGGCCACCGCGCCCAGATATGAGACGAAGAGCGCGAAGTCGCCCACGCTGAAGCTGCCCGCCGCCATGCGCTGCCCAGCCAGCAGCAGGAACAGGCCGGTGCCCAGCGTCACGGTCTGGCTATTTACGCCGTCGATCAGGGCCTGGGCCACGCGCTCGCGCACGGCGGCGCTGCGGCGGGCGTCGGCCAGGGCGCTGAAGCGGGCGGCCACCTGGGGGGCGGCGTCGGCCAGCTGGATGGCCTGGATGCCGCCCAGCGCCTCGCCTAGGAAGGCGGCGGCGGCCCCGCTGGTGCTGCGGCTGGCCTCGCGGTAGCGCAGCATCCGCCCCCAGGCCACACGGTACAGCCCCACCACCGCCAGCATGGGTAAAAAGGCGCACAGTGTGATCTTCCAGTCGATACTGAGCATGATGCCCAGCGCCACCAGGGTGGTCAGCGCCTCGCCGCCGATCTCGGGCAGCCAGGTGGGGAAGTCCGTCACCTCGCCCACATCGCTGTCGAAGCGGTCCACGGCGTCGCCGGGGGCCACGGGCTGCTCCTGCGCGCCGGGGCGGCGCAGGATGGCGGCCAGGATGCTGCCGCGCAGCCGCGCGCCAGTGGTGTAGCGGAAGGTGTTGCCCACCCAGGTCTCGGCCAGCAGCGCGCCCAGGCGGGCGGCCTCGGCGGCTAGGTAGAGCGAGATCAGCCCCCACACGCCCAGCGCAGCCGGGGCCTCGCCGCTGAGCGTGTCGAACACGGCCTGCGCGATCAGGCCGGGGATGATCGGCCCCAGCAGGAAGATCAGGCGGGTGATGACCTGGAGCGCGTAGGTGCCAGGCATCGTGGCGATCAGCCGCCGGTTGAAGCTGATCGTATCGATGGTCTCGGTCGTATCCACGGTTGTCCTCTCGCTCATACTAGCTCCTCGGCCATGCCCAGGCGCAGCAATGCCGCAAAGCGGGATGCGGGGTCGGCGGCCAGCGCGGCGCGGCGGCCAAGCTCGGCCACGCGCCCGTTTTCCAGCAGCAGGATGTGGTCGGCGCGGCGCAGCGTCTCCAGCCGGTGGGCGATGATAACGCCCGCTCGGCCATCCAGCAGCCGCGCGAAGGCGCGGTCGAGCAGCGCCTCGGTGGCCGGATCGAGCCGCGAGGATGCCTCATCGAGGATGACCAGGCTGGGCTGGCGCAGCAGCAGGCGGGCGCACGCCACCAGCTGGGCCTGCCCAGCCGAGAGGCCCACGCCGCCCGGGCCGAGCTGGGTCTCCAGCCCTTGGGGCAGCGCTGCGAAGAGCTCGCGCAGGCCCAGGGCATCTAGGGCCTCCCAGATCGCCGCGTCGGGGGTGGATGGGTCGAACATGGCGATGTTCTCACGCACGCTGGCGGCGAAGATCTGCACATCCTGCGTGACCATGCCCACGTGGCGGCGTAGGCTGGCCGCATCCAGCTCGCGCAGGTCGTGCCCGCCCAGCGAAATATGGCCCGCGCCGGGGTCGTAGAGGCGGCAGAGCAGGCGGGCCAGGGTGGTCTTGCCGCTGCCGGTGCGCCCGATCACGCCCAGCAGCTCGCCCGCGCCCAGGCGGAAGCTCACATCCCACAGCGCCGGGTCGCCATCGTCGTCGTAGCGGAAGCCCACGGCATCGCAGGCCAGCGCGGCGGGGCCAGGGGGCAGCGTGGCGCTGCCGGGCGGCGTGGCGGGCCGCAGGGCCAGCAGCTCGCCCACGCGGGCCAGGGCGGCCTGGGCTTGCTGGAAATCCTCGGCCTGGCCACGGATGTTCTCCAGCGGCCCGGCCAGCATGCCCACGTAGGATGTGATCAGGAAGGCCGCGCCGATGCTGACCGCGCCCTGGGCGTAGAGCCAGGCCGCCAGGGCCAGGCCCACGGCGTAGCCCAGCGCGAACATACCGTGGCTGCCGACGTAGATCAGCGTGCGGGCGATGAAGGCGCGCAGCAGCACGGCCAGCTGGCTGCGCAGCAGCGCGTCGAGCTGGAGCAGGATGTGGCGCTCGGCCCCGCTGGCGCGGATGTCCTCGGTGGCGCGCAGCCGCTCCTCAAGGAAGGCGGCCAGATCGGCCTCGGACTGCAGCGCGGCCTGCCAGCGGCCCGCGCCGAAGCGCTGGATGTGGCGCAGGGTGGCCAGCGCCAGCAGGGCGTAGAGGCTGACCGCCGCGCCCGCGCGCCAGTCCTCGCGCCAGAGCATGGCCAGCGTGCCCAGCAGCAGCAGGCCGTTGCCCAGCAGCGCCACCACGAACTCGGAGAAGAAGTTGGCCAGCGCGGTGGGGTCGCCGTCGACCCGCTCCATCAGCGCGCCGGGCGGGTTGTGGCGGTGGAAGCGCGGGTCGAGCGCGGCCACATGGCGCAGCAGGTCGGCGCGCAGGCGGTTGGTGGAGGCCCAGCCCACGTGCTCGCTGAGCGCGGTCGCGCCCACGCGCACGGCCTGGCCCAGCAGCCCCGCGCCCACGAATAGCAGCGCGGCCCAGGTCAGCGCCTCAGGCGGCCCGCCGCGCTCGGCGGTGTCGATAAAGGCCCGCATGATCTGCGGCCCCGCGAGGCTGATGCCGATGCCGCTCAGCAGCAGCGCGGCCATCAGGGCGGCGGGCCGCCACAGCGGGCGGATGTAGGTCGCCAGCATATGGCGATGGGTGTGCAGCATATAGCTCTTTCTCTCAGGTGTGCGGCTTTTCATAACGAAATGCGGCCATGGGCGCACTGGTGCCCATGGCCGCAAAAAAGACCATGGGGCGAGTACGCCCTATGGCCGCATCAGAAAATGGTCGCCGCCAGCCGCACGCGCCGCAGCCCGCGCCAAATAGCCCATTTTAGTGGGCCTTCAGCGCATTGGGAAGGGCAGCAGATGCCGCAGGGTCAGCGCACCTATTGTGCTGTGTGCTTAACGCTCAGGCGCACTCCAACCAGTGCAAGAAGACATGATCTCGATTGTACGAGCTGTTGCTGACATGGCTGGTGTTACTCCTTGATTAGAGAAAGTGGGGGCAGCATAGCATAGCCTTGTGTGGCGGGCAAGCGACTTTTGGCCGATGCGCTCTCGATACCCAGAAGATCTTCAAGGCACCAAGACATTAAGGGGACAATCTCCACCGAAGGCTTCAACGGGTAGGATCTGTGTCTCTTTTCCCCCTTCGAGCCTTCGTGTCTTCGTGGTAAAACGGTTCTCTTGCTGCCCAGGCAGCTAGGCGCTGGCCTGCGCGGCCAGAATGGCGTCGAGCAGGCCGGGGAAGCGCGCGTCTAGATCCTCGCGGCGCAGCGAGACAAAGCGCTGGGTGCCATCCACCCGCGAGCGGATCACGCCCGCCTCGCGCAGCACCCTCAGGTGGTGCGACAGCGTCGAGCGCACGATACCCATCTCGAAGGTGCCGCACATCTGCTCGTGTGTGCTGGCCAGGATCCGCACGATCTCGATGCGGTGGGGGTCGCTGAGCGCGGCGAATATTTCGGTCAGCTGGATGGCGTCGCGGTCGGGGTGGTAGATCTCGGGCACGGCTTCTTCCTTATCCACAAGCGATCTTGCCTATTATAGCCCAGAACTGAGGCTTTATTCATATTTCGATATACATCGAAATAATGATATCACATAGGTCTTTTGGCCGAGTGTGGAAGCGCGGCATGCTCCTATACTGCCGTTATTCGAAATCTGTCGAAATAGTGAAGAGGATGGCATGAACCCGCGCATTCTGCTGCTGACGCTTGGGACATTCGCTATCGGGACCGAGGGCTATGTGATCGCGGGCGTGCTGCCGACCATCACGGGCGACCTAGGGGTGTCGATCGCCGCTGGCGGTATGCTGGTGACGGTGTTCGCGCTGGTGTACGCGCTCGGCTCGCCGGTGCTGGCAGCGCTGCTGGGCCACTGGCCGCACCGCCAGGTGCTGCTGGGCGGGCTGGCGGTGTTCACGCTGGGCAACCTGCTGGCGGCGCTCGCCCCGTCGTTTGGCATGCTGGTGTTCGCACGGCTTATCGCGGCGCTCGGCGCGGCGCTGTATACGCCCACTGCCTCGGCGGCGGCGGTGGCGCTGGCCCGCCCCGAGCGGCGTGGCCAGGCGCTCTCGCTGGTGAGCGGCGGCCTGACGGTGGCCATCGTGCTGGGGGTGCCGCTGGGCACCTGGGTGGGCCACGCCTTCGGCTGGCGCATGACCTTTGTGATGGTGGCGGTGATGAGCGGGCTGGCCCTGCTGGGCGCGGCGCTGCTGCTGCCCAGCTTCGCGGCCAGCGCGGCGCTGGGGCTGCGCCAGCGCATGGCACCGCTGGCCCGCCCGCCGTTCCTAGCCGCGCTCAGCCTCTCGGTGATCTGGATCACGGGCGCGTTCACGGTCTACCCCTACCTCTCGCCGCTGCTGGGCCAGATCACGCACATGGACTACGCGGGCGTGAGCTTGATGCTGCTGATCTTCGGTGTGGCCAGCATGCTGGGCATCTTCTTGGGCGGCTACATAGCCGATCGCTGGGGTAGCGGGCTATCGATCCCGATCAGTCTGGGCGTGCTGATCCTGACCATGGCGCTGCTGCCGCTGGCAGCGGCCACGGGCGCGGGTGCGGCGCTGGCCATAGCGGTGTGGGGCGTCAGCGGCTGGTCGGTCTCGGTGCCGCAGCAGCACCGCCTGATCGCGCTCGCGCCGAGTGATGCGGCGGTGGCGCTGGCGCTGAACAGCTCGGCCATGTACCTGGGGCAGGCCCTGGGCGCAGTGGTGGGTGGCGCGCTGGTGGATGCGTCGCAGGTGTGGCTGCTCGGCCCGGCGGGCGCGGCTATCGAGGTGGCGGCGCTGGCCGCGGTGCTTCTGGCCATGCGGCGGCCTTATTCACAGGCAGGTTCAGCCGCCGAGCAGACGGCGTAGGCCGCGCTGCGCTATACTGATAGTGCCTTGCCCAAAGGCCCTGCGCTGTCGCCTGTTGCGCGGCGGCGCAGGGCCTAGCGCATGTTGGCTGTCGATAGGCAGGTGGGCCTTGACCGCTTTATCGGACCTCCTCGTAGAGTTGTTGTTGCCTGGAGGGATTTGGGCACCGGACATCGTTGGTAGTCTTTGAATTGGGCATTATTTGGCTAACAATAAGGGCCAATACAATTGATAGCCGAAGCGAACACAAGTATGATACCTGCGAACATGCCAAAAAACGCAAGGCTTACACCCATTGGTGCCCACACAAACGAATAGCGTAGGTACCTACGTAGTTGCCAGATTTGCAAACTGCTTGCTATTGCCACTGCGAATAACCATCTCGGGGTAGTAGGAAATGGTTGCAGGAACAATATTCCAAGGGCAAAAGTTATTATATGGATTGGCCAGAGCCATTGCTTTAGTGGAACGAATCGATAGAGGACTATTGATTGCATACCGATCACAATTACTGCAGTAAATGTGGTGAAGGCAATCATACCTACATCTGGCACAGTAGACCATAGATCTATCCTGCTGTATATCTGGAGCCATGTAGGGATTGCGGTATTTACCAGCCCACTAAAGAAGCTAATGATAACCCACTGTAGCCAATCGCTTTGGTTTGGTGTGGTAATGGTTGCTCTATCAGATTGATGATTGCGCATTACATGCAAGCCCTGTAGATGTTATTCCTGAGCAGCAGTATCGCTCGTTGGTTTTCATTAATCAATCACTCAAGTGCATAGTAAAGTCATCTGAGATATCCTGATCCGTAGATGGACATTCTATCTGCTGCAGAAGGTATGAGCGAGCGGGTGAACGCCCAGGTTGCGCTGCTGGGAGCGCCTATCGTCGGCAAGACAACGCTGCTTTCGCCTGCTCCGGTGTGCGG includes the following:
- a CDS encoding ABC transporter ATP-binding protein, giving the protein MKSRTPERKSYMLHTHRHMLATYIRPLWRPAALMAALLLSGIGISLAGPQIMRAFIDTAERGGPPEALTWAALLFVGAGLLGQAVRVGATALSEHVGWASTNRLRADLLRHVAALDPRFHRHNPPGALMERVDGDPTALANFFSEFVVALLGNGLLLLGTLAMLWREDWRAGAAVSLYALLALATLRHIQRFGAGRWQAALQSEADLAAFLEERLRATEDIRASGAERHILLQLDALLRSQLAVLLRAFIARTLIYVGSHGMFALGYAVGLALAAWLYAQGAVSIGAAFLITSYVGMLAGPLENIRGQAEDFQQAQAALARVGELLALRPATPPGSATLPPGPAALACDAVGFRYDDDGDPALWDVSFRLGAGELLGVIGRTGSGKTTLARLLCRLYDPGAGHISLGGHDLRELDAASLRRHVGMVTQDVQIFAASVRENIAMFDPSTPDAAIWEALDALGLRELFAALPQGLETQLGPGGVGLSAGQAQLVACARLLLRQPSLVILDEASSRLDPATEALLDRAFARLLDGRAGVIIAHRLETLRRADHILLLENGRVAELGRRAALAADPASRFAALLRLGMAEELV
- a CDS encoding ABC transporter ATP-binding protein; amino-acid sequence: MSERTTVDTTETIDTISFNRRLIATMPGTYALQVITRLIFLLGPIIPGLIAQAVFDTLSGEAPAALGVWGLISLYLAAEAARLGALLAETWVGNTFRYTTGARLRGSILAAILRRPGAQEQPVAPGDAVDRFDSDVGEVTDFPTWLPEIGGEALTTLVALGIMLSIDWKITLCAFLPMLAVVGLYRVAWGRMLRYREASRSTSGAAAAFLGEALGGIQAIQLADAAPQVAARFSALADARRSAAVRERVAQALIDGVNSQTVTLGTGLFLLLAGQRMAAGSFSVGDFALFVSYLGAVANFPLTLGTFLGDYQQQAVAIRRLAELVRPEPAQALLAPPAAPEPPAIGPLRQGQPLLELRGLTYIHPSSGRGVRDVSLSLAAGSVTIITGRVGSGKSTLLRAALGLLPHDSGQVLWRGAPAERLVPPQAAYTPQVPRLLSTTLRENVLLGLEQGEDALERALWQAAVDADVAGFAQGLETQLGPRGVRLSGGQVQRVAAARMLIRRPELLVFDDLSSALDGPTEQALWERLMAEAGRSILAVSHRRAALARADQVVVLRDGRVAAVGTLAQLAGTCEELAHLT
- a CDS encoding MFS transporter, with the translated sequence MNPRILLLTLGTFAIGTEGYVIAGVLPTITGDLGVSIAAGGMLVTVFALVYALGSPVLAALLGHWPHRQVLLGGLAVFTLGNLLAALAPSFGMLVFARLIAALGAALYTPTASAAAVALARPERRGQALSLVSGGLTVAIVLGVPLGTWVGHAFGWRMTFVMVAVMSGLALLGAALLLPSFAASAALGLRQRMAPLARPPFLAALSLSVIWITGAFTVYPYLSPLLGQITHMDYAGVSLMLLIFGVASMLGIFLGGYIADRWGSGLSIPISLGVLILTMALLPLAAATGAGAALAIAVWGVSGWSVSVPQQHRLIALAPSDAAVALALNSSAMYLGQALGAVVGGALVDASQVWLLGPAGAAIEVAALAAVLLAMRRPYSQAGSAAEQTA
- a CDS encoding helix-turn-helix transcriptional regulator; its protein translation is MPEIYHPDRDAIQLTEIFAALSDPHRIEIVRILASTHEQMCGTFEMGIVRSTLSHHLRVLREAGVIRSRVDGTQRFVSLRREDLDARFPGLLDAILAAQASA